The sequence CGAAATATATTGCTCCGGCAAAAGATACTAAATATTTTCCTTCGCTTATTTCTAATGTCGTTCTGGGCTCTAGGCGCATTATTCTTTCAGTTAACCTTTGCTTAGATAGGATTTTCTGCATTTTGGTCATTGGAAGGGCTCCCAAATAGATAGGCTTATCAGTAATCGAAGGGTGGTAGTACAGTTTGCCCATTCTAAAGGATAAGCATTGTTTATCTCCAATATATAAGGGCTTAAAATTATTAACTATCCTGACTCTCATGCTTTCCTCCTTCGACTAATAGACCAAGACCCGTACTAAGACCTAGCCCAGTTTTTTAAGACTTAACCATTTGTAACAGTTTCATGAATAAGCGATCACTATTAAAGTTTTCAACGGCAAAGGTATATCCTTTTAAGCCCATTTCATAATTTGGCTCTTTAAGAAAATTAATTAAAACCTTGGCAATTGCTTCCGGAGAATCCGGTTCCACAACAAATCCGCAATCAGCCTTCTCGATTATCATCTTACCTTCCCCTCGGCCTGCATAAACTATGGGTCTGCCGGCAACCATGTAATCCATTATCTTGGACGGCAGAGCTGAATCATACATGTTATTCCCCCGCAGGTGGGCAAACAAACAATCGGCCTCCAGATAAAATCCGCTCAGCTTACTCTTGGGGACGGAAGGATAAAATTCCACGTTGGTTAGCTGAAGACGTTTAACCAACTGAGTTAAATACTCTTTTTCAAGACCATCACCAACGATCTTATAGATAATATTGTAATCTTTGGTCAGCTTAGCAGTTTCTATCAAAACATCCAGCCCTTGAGGAATCCCTACTAAACCTGTATATAACACTATAAAGGCGTACTCATTAGCTGACTTAGGAGTATAAGGCTTAAGTTCACTTTCCATAAATCCATTGTATAAGATAAAAACAGAGTCTTCGGCAATACCGTTCTCTAATAGAAAGGACTTTTGTATTTCGTTAGAAACAACGACAATTTTACTAGTTGACGCTAGTTTTAACATGGACTTCTGAACTATTTTTCCAACTATGTTTAGCTCCCCAACCTTATTAACAAACGCGTAATTCCAAATTAAGTCGCGAATTTCCAATATGAAATAGCTGCCCTTTAACTTCGCCAAAAACCAACCGGCATACCCTAACATCACTGAGGGTGTACTAGCATAAACATAGTCTGTCTTCTTTGAGAATAAACCCGTAAGAAAGCTAAAAAACCCTAACCATAGTTCAGATATCATTCTTTTGAACATCTTTTTTCCGATAATGGGTTTGAACCGCATTATCTTTGCAGAAATTTCGGACTCTTCCACAAAGAACTTTCCCTTGTATCTCTCTGGCAAAGTTCTGCTGGGATAGTGAGGAAACCAGGTGATCACTGTAGTGTCTATTTTGTTCTTTCTAAGGCAATCAACCAGGCGAAAAGCTCTGTAAGAGGCAGCGCCTGTCTCTGGCGGGAACATTTGGGTCAACAATGTCACAGATTTCATCGGACATATTCCTTTCAGACCATTATCAAGATATATCCATATCAAGGTAATAGTTCTTTTTATCTAAAGACAAGTGAATTGACCCCTGCTCTTGTGCTATTTTGAAACATTCCACTTGATAAGCTATGAGTACATAGCCAAAATACAAAGCACTCGTACCCATACGTAAAGTCGAACGTTCTTGTTTTAGTCCGAATTCCGGGAAATACAGACTCTTTAATATATCCAGCTTAAATCCGGCATCAATAGCAAAAGGCTGAATTACTAATTGATCTGCAATAATACCCGTTGGAGTTAGGACAGGATCTAAATCAGGATGGAAATGTAAATGGCTGAGATGCAATCCATCTCCTTCTCCTTCTTCCTCTCCCTGAACCCTATCCAAAATAACCCAAAACCCATCCTGGTGCCCTATTACAGTCCTCCTATGTAAAGAGTCTTTGGAGTCATACTGACTTCTTTCAGCACTCACAATGCAGTATTCATTTCCTTCCTTCCAACCGCAGCTTTTAATTTTCCCACGCCTTGCCATTCGAAAACTTGCCCATAGTTCAGATTGTTCCTTACCATTGATTGCAACAGTATTATGACTAAAGGTAGAGCGACAATTATCTCTGAAAATGCCCGGCTGGTACTCATATACGCCGGTATCAACGAGGTAACGTTTATCCTTAAGAGAAAGCTCAAAACTCAACATATCATTATGGGCGTGGGCCGGTAAATAATCCGGAGCTAAATCACCACAGTCTAGAATCATTTTGCCGAAGTTATTATTCAAGCAAAAATATCCGGTATCCGGTCTTGCCGCCAATCCTCCGTGTCTCAGTTCGCTCAAGTAATTCATGTTCTTCGTCGGATTTGACAACAAGTAACTGATCCTGCCTGGCCGGGCATAAATTGACGGGGTTTTATTCAGCAATCGAGCGCCTACAAAAAGGATATCTGATGATTCGGCAGCTATATTAAAAGCTGAATCATTGAATAAGCTAATATCTCCATCCGGGTGGGTCATTACCTCTAGAAAATCCAGCATTAATCCTAACTTCTCTATTAATTCTTTAGGTACCGGTATATCTAAGAGCCTCATAAAATAAATAATCTCAATCATATCCTGGGTGACAATAGCTTGGTACATTGGCGATCGTTCAAAGTGACCGCCATCTTCTAAAATCTGCTCCTCTAATTCTTCTAAGAGTTTTGATACAGATTCTTGAGCTATTTGAATAGACTTTTTAGTTTTGAAGAAAAACCCCAGCACGATTAGAGCTTTTAAATTTTTGAGAAGATGATTACCTTTAATGTCCAACTCCAGATTTTCAGATAAATAGAAGAAATCCCTATATAGATAGGTCATTAAACTTGATGCCGAGTTGAAAGGGGCTTTCATACAATTATTCGTCAGCAAAATCATAAAAAGGAAATTCACTAGCCTTAGGCTTACCACATACGGTGAAGCAATTACCTTATGTTTATAATCGTAGGCCTCTATCCAGTCACCTAAAATAGATTTTAATTTTTCCCACTTCACCATATCTTTTTCTACATTGATATAAATAGATATAGGAAGTAAAAAATCAAAATAGTTTAGATTGTAACCCCAAAGTGTCGAGGGGTAAGCATTTGTCCAATTTATTTTATTTGAGAATCTGACCTTATGATTTAAGAACTTGAATACCCTATTTTCAATTATCTCTTCTGCTGTAGTAACAATTTTTTGATATAGATCTTTATCTTTAATTTCCTTATCAACTTTAATTGAGCATTTCTTAATGTTTTTTTCAACTATTGCTTCGTTAAACCTATGGTTAAGGAGTAAATTCTGGCACCTCTTTGAGGGGTCAAAGATTCTATAATAAATATTTCTTTTGATTAATAGTTTAATCCGAAAATATATTTGACTAGCTTTATAATGTCTTACTGTATGGAGATATAAGAGAATTCTATTCTTCACATTACTCTCTCTTTCTAAATATCCCATTATAGTCTAAGAATCTAATATATGGATAATCCACAAGCTTTATTGAATAGAATTCCGAATGACTTACCAGAACGACTACGATTGTGGCCTTAAGTAAGGCTTCTTCTAAAGTGCATAATTTAACATGACTTAAATTGATATCATCTGGTAGATTCTTAATATGTGGTTCAACTATCAAAAAATCTCTATCATCTTCTGATAATACATACTTCCTTACAATCTCTAAGGCCGGCGATTCTCTAAGGTCGTCTATATCGCTTTTATAGGCCAATCCCAAAAAGGCGATTGTCGATTGTCTATCAAATCCCAGAGCTACTTCTTTAATTCGATCATAAACCCACATCGGCTTCGAATCATTGACCTCCCGAGCGGTACGAATTAGCCTTGTCTTATTGGGCATTGAATCTACGATAAACCACGGATCGACGGCAATACAATGCCCACCTACACCTGAACCCGGCTGAAGAATGTTAACTCTGGGATGTTTGTTGGCCAAATCTATCAAGTTCCAGACATTGATATTATACTTTTCACAGATGAGTGAGAGCTCATTGGCAAAAGCAATATTTACATCGCGAAAGGCATTTTCCGTCAACTTAGTCATCTCAGCAGTTCGGGCATCGGTTAAATGAATCTCCCCTTTGACAAAAACCTTATATAAATCCTTTGCCCTCTCCGCTGCTTTGGGGGAAAGCCCTCCGATAATCCGGTTGTTGTTAACTAGCTCGTGAATTATCTTGCCGGGTAACACTCGTTCCGGGCAAAAGGCAAAGAGCAAATCCTCTTTACCTAAATCCGGCCGAGCGTTAAAAATAATGTCAGCTACTCGTTCAGTTGTGCCGACAGGAACAGTTGACTCCAAGATTACAAGGTTATCCTTCTTCACAACCTTTGAAATACTTAGAGCGGCAGCCTCAACGTATCTTAGGTCAGGTTGCTTATATTCATTAAAAGGAGTAGGTACTGCTATGATATAAGCATAAGCTTCTACCGGATCTAATCTGCCAATCAGCCCACCGGATTCAACTGCCGAAGCGACTACGTCTTCGAGATCTGGTTCAACTATGTGGATTCTACCTTGATTAATAGTATCAACAACTTTAGGCTTTACATCCACACCTATCACCGTAAGACCATTCGCCGCAAACATTGCGGCAGTTGGCAATCCAATGTATCCCAGACCAGATACACATAACGTTAAATTCATAATCTTCTCCCCACGTTCAAGAATTCACACTAACTAGCCACCTGACTGCAACTATTCGGAAATTATGTCTGTACTTTCTACACAAATTAAGGATTAATGTAACTGTAAAATTTTGTAAGTTTGCAATGAACTACTTCTACGTTAATATAAATAATCCTTGTTAATCTATAAAACTAATTATTTCTATATTTATACATATAAAAACAAGATTCTGTTTTCTTGATTATCAAAATTACAAAATTTGAGTATCTATTATCACTTTCTTATTTAATACAAAAAAAATACCGCCATACCAGCGGTTTAAATTGACGACCCTCATATTTATGGATTAGAAATATGTCTTCCCAGAGAAAATAGTCTTACAAATAGTTTTCTAGTTAAAT comes from Desulfosporosinus meridiei DSM 13257 and encodes:
- the wecC gene encoding UDP-N-acetyl-D-mannosamine dehydrogenase, yielding MNLTLCVSGLGYIGLPTAAMFAANGLTVIGVDVKPKVVDTINQGRIHIVEPDLEDVVASAVESGGLIGRLDPVEAYAYIIAVPTPFNEYKQPDLRYVEAAALSISKVVKKDNLVILESTVPVGTTERVADIIFNARPDLGKEDLLFAFCPERVLPGKIIHELVNNNRIIGGLSPKAAERAKDLYKVFVKGEIHLTDARTAEMTKLTENAFRDVNIAFANELSLICEKYNINVWNLIDLANKHPRVNILQPGSGVGGHCIAVDPWFIVDSMPNKTRLIRTAREVNDSKPMWVYDRIKEVALGFDRQSTIAFLGLAYKSDIDDLRESPALEIVRKYVLSEDDRDFLIVEPHIKNLPDDINLSHVKLCTLEEALLKATIVVVLVSHSEFYSIKLVDYPYIRFLDYNGIFRKRE
- a CDS encoding heparinase II/III family protein, producing the protein MKNRILLYLHTVRHYKASQIYFRIKLLIKRNIYYRIFDPSKRCQNLLLNHRFNEAIVEKNIKKCSIKVDKEIKDKDLYQKIVTTAEEIIENRVFKFLNHKVRFSNKINWTNAYPSTLWGYNLNYFDFLLPISIYINVEKDMVKWEKLKSILGDWIEAYDYKHKVIASPYVVSLRLVNFLFMILLTNNCMKAPFNSASSLMTYLYRDFFYLSENLELDIKGNHLLKNLKALIVLGFFFKTKKSIQIAQESVSKLLEELEEQILEDGGHFERSPMYQAIVTQDMIEIIYFMRLLDIPVPKELIEKLGLMLDFLEVMTHPDGDISLFNDSAFNIAAESSDILFVGARLLNKTPSIYARPGRISYLLSNPTKNMNYLSELRHGGLAARPDTGYFCLNNNFGKMILDCGDLAPDYLPAHAHNDMLSFELSLKDKRYLVDTGVYEYQPGIFRDNCRSTFSHNTVAINGKEQSELWASFRMARRGKIKSCGWKEGNEYCIVSAERSQYDSKDSLHRRTVIGHQDGFWVILDRVQGEEEGEGDGLHLSHLHFHPDLDPVLTPTGIIADQLVIQPFAIDAGFKLDILKSLYFPEFGLKQERSTLRMGTSALYFGYVLIAYQVECFKIAQEQGSIHLSLDKKNYYLDMDIS
- a CDS encoding glycosyltransferase family 4 protein; the protein is MKSVTLLTQMFPPETGAASYRAFRLVDCLRKNKIDTTVITWFPHYPSRTLPERYKGKFFVEESEISAKIMRFKPIIGKKMFKRMISELWLGFFSFLTGLFSKKTDYVYASTPSVMLGYAGWFLAKLKGSYFILEIRDLIWNYAFVNKVGELNIVGKIVQKSMLKLASTSKIVVVSNEIQKSFLLENGIAEDSVFILYNGFMESELKPYTPKSANEYAFIVLYTGLVGIPQGLDVLIETAKLTKDYNIIYKIVGDGLEKEYLTQLVKRLQLTNVEFYPSVPKSKLSGFYLEADCLFAHLRGNNMYDSALPSKIMDYMVAGRPIVYAGRGEGKMIIEKADCGFVVEPDSPEAIAKVLINFLKEPNYEMGLKGYTFAVENFNSDRLFMKLLQMVKS